The following coding sequences are from one Geodermatophilus normandii window:
- a CDS encoding YraN family protein, giving the protein MSTTTELGSRGETIAAVYLTDAGLSVLDRNWRCRDGELDIVAREGTAIVFCEVKTRRATGFGHPVEAVTPVKQRRLRLLAQRWLSAHDEHAPDLRFDVVGVLVRPAAPALVTHLRGAFS; this is encoded by the coding sequence GTGTCCACGACCACCGAACTCGGCAGCCGCGGGGAGACCATCGCCGCGGTCTACCTGACAGACGCCGGACTGTCCGTCCTCGACCGCAACTGGCGCTGCCGCGACGGCGAGCTCGACATCGTCGCCCGCGAGGGGACGGCGATCGTCTTCTGCGAGGTCAAGACCCGCCGGGCGACCGGCTTCGGCCATCCCGTGGAGGCGGTGACCCCGGTCAAGCAGCGGCGGCTGCGCCTGCTGGCCCAGCGGTGGCTGTCCGCCCACGACGAGCACGCGCCCGACCTGCGCTTCGACGTCGTCGGCGTCCTCGTGCGGCCGGCCGCCCCGGCGCTGGTGACCCACCTGCGCGGGGCGTTCTCGTGA
- a CDS encoding YifB family Mg chelatase-like AAA ATPase, producing MTLARTWSVGLAGVSGEMVEVEVDMSAGVPGVVLVGLPDAVVRQSVDRVRAAVVNTGASWPMRRITIGLSPAAMPKQGSGFDLALAAAVLAAAGTLPADSADGLVLLGELGLDGSVRAVRGVLPAVLAAARAGHATVVVPAGNAEEAALVDGVEVLAARTLGDLVGHLSGRHRLPAHRRGPLPPPAPAPDLGDVVGQVAGRRAVEVAAAGGHHLFLTGPPGAGKTMLAERLPGLLPVLDERAALEVTAIHSVAGTLPPGAPLLSRPPFEAPHHTATMAALVGGGSGAIRPGALCRAHRGVLFLDEAPEFPRATLDTLRQPLERGQVTISRAAGSATFPCRAQLVLAANPCPCASAAGDAACTCSPLERRRYRSRLSGPLLDRIDLRVELPPVTRAAWMGAGAAPEPTAAVAARVSAARGAAAARLAGTGLLVNSQVPGRLLRERWPVPRPALALAERALDRGLLSVRGLDRVLRVSWTLADLAGRTVPDGDDVAEALGMRLQRVAA from the coding sequence GTGACGCTGGCCCGCACGTGGTCGGTCGGCCTCGCCGGGGTGTCCGGGGAGATGGTCGAGGTCGAGGTGGACATGTCCGCGGGCGTCCCCGGGGTGGTGCTGGTCGGCCTGCCCGACGCCGTGGTGCGCCAGTCGGTCGACCGCGTGCGCGCCGCCGTCGTGAACACCGGGGCGTCGTGGCCGATGCGCCGGATCACCATCGGCCTGTCGCCGGCCGCCATGCCCAAGCAGGGGAGCGGTTTCGACCTCGCGCTGGCCGCCGCCGTGCTCGCCGCGGCCGGCACGCTGCCGGCCGACAGTGCCGACGGGCTGGTCCTCCTCGGCGAGCTGGGGCTCGACGGCTCCGTCCGCGCGGTCCGCGGTGTCCTGCCGGCGGTGCTGGCGGCCGCCAGGGCCGGGCACGCCACCGTCGTGGTCCCAGCGGGCAACGCGGAGGAGGCGGCCCTGGTCGACGGCGTCGAGGTGCTCGCCGCGCGCACGCTCGGCGACCTCGTCGGCCACCTGTCCGGCCGCCACCGGCTCCCGGCCCACCGGCGCGGTCCGCTGCCCCCGCCGGCGCCGGCGCCCGACCTCGGTGACGTGGTGGGCCAGGTCGCGGGCCGGCGCGCGGTCGAGGTGGCCGCGGCCGGTGGCCACCACCTGTTCCTGACCGGACCGCCCGGCGCGGGCAAGACGATGCTCGCCGAGCGGCTGCCCGGGCTGCTGCCGGTGCTCGACGAGCGGGCCGCGCTCGAGGTCACCGCCATCCACTCGGTGGCCGGCACCCTGCCGCCGGGCGCGCCGCTGCTGAGCCGGCCGCCCTTCGAGGCGCCGCACCACACGGCCACCATGGCCGCCCTGGTCGGGGGCGGCTCCGGCGCCATCCGCCCCGGCGCGCTGTGCCGCGCCCACCGCGGGGTGCTCTTCCTCGACGAGGCGCCCGAGTTCCCCCGGGCGACGCTGGACACGTTGCGCCAGCCCCTCGAGCGCGGGCAGGTCACGATCAGCCGGGCCGCCGGCTCGGCGACCTTCCCGTGCCGCGCCCAGCTGGTGCTGGCGGCCAACCCGTGCCCGTGCGCGAGCGCGGCCGGCGACGCCGCGTGCACCTGCAGCCCGCTGGAGCGGCGCCGCTACCGGTCGCGGCTGTCCGGCCCGCTGCTCGACCGCATCGACCTGCGGGTCGAGCTCCCGCCGGTCACCCGCGCCGCCTGGATGGGTGCCGGCGCGGCGCCGGAGCCCACCGCCGCGGTGGCGGCGCGGGTGTCCGCCGCACGAGGGGCCGCGGCCGCCCGGCTGGCCGGCACCGGGCTGCTGGTGAACAGCCAGGTGCCGGGCCGGCTGCTGCGTGAGCGCTGGCCGGTCCCGCGCCCGGCGCTGGCGCTTGCCGAGCGGGCGCTGGACCGCGGCCTGCTGTCGGTCCGCGGCCTGGACCGGGTGTTGCGGGTGTCCTGGACGCTGGCCGACCTGGCCGGCCGGACGGTCCCGGACGGCGACGACGTCGCCGAGGCGCTGGGCATGCGGCTGCAGCGGGTGGCCGCGTGA